The Anopheles cruzii unplaced genomic scaffold, idAnoCruzAS_RS32_06 scaffold01622_ctg1, whole genome shotgun sequence sequence TGCATTTCTCAGGGAAACGTGAAGCTATATGATGTTTTTACAATAGTAGTTCCTATTTTAAAGCGAGTGTGCTGTGCTGTTGTTTTGCATTATTAACAATTTGTCGGTCGTGTGTCATTCAGAACCTTTACCAAACTTAGAATGCTGACCCAATCATGTGATTACTGGTACACCGGCAGCAGATAACAAAAGAACTGCTCCAACAGTAGACCAGGGTGTGTTAAATGGTGTGATTCCGCCGTACCTTATCTACGCTTGCTTGGAATCAAACTCGTGCTAGCATAGCATGATCAGTGATAGCCCacatggtgtgtgtgtgttcttcattgattttaaaaatatgtttcgttCCTCTTTTTCACAGATAACCCCGCGCATTCCGGAAATTGCGTAAAGTAGCGGCGGTAAGGAATAGGACTACGATTGAGCCATTGACaatcgtaaaacaaacgatcgaatCATCGCGTGCCCTGAACTTTGGCCGATCGTACAACAGAGACCGACCATCACATGACGTACCCGTGATGCCGATGTCCAGCCTAGACTGAAGCCGGGACGCATTCGTTATCAAgattgaattgattgaaatctGGGAGATAAAATCTACAGTTGCAGCCAAATAGTGGGAGCAAATCCTTCATAGTGCTCAACGTATGAACAAAGTTAATGTTCACTTCCATCGATCGCCTCCTGCTTGACCAAATTGTCAACGGATGCAGTAACGGTGGTCATACATTCTCGCTGCCAACCGCCTTTATCATCACTGTCAATGTATTCGTCACCAACTTCGTTATCACAGAGAAGAAACCAACGTCAAAGTACGTTACCGCTACCATCGCTCGCCAGCGGATAGCGGCCCTGTGATTAAACGTTTGCCTGCTAACGCCGTCGCACCACCAGTCGGCAGTGTACCGGGAAGGTGTTCTTGCGTGCCATCGTTCGGCTCAGTCTGTACTATGTACTGTGTGGCTCGGAAAGGAGTCGTTGCAGTGCATAAACGATAACTCTCTAGACACGCGCTTCGGTTGAAAGGTGCTCGTTCGGTGACTGCTGAAAGCCGGGGCGGTTTAATCATGTTACTATGTCGCTGACAATGATTACCATTATACATTGTCTTGCAATTGGTATCCTGATATTTTGGTTTGGCAAATGGATTATCCACCTCACGGCCATAACGTACGGAAAGGTCAAGCTGCACAAGAAAGCATCCCAGCAGCCGCGTGAAACGCCGTATCCGTCGGTTTCGATCCTGAAACCCTTGATGGGCGTAGACCCGAACCTGCAGAGCAACTTGGAGACGTTCTTCCTCATGGACTACCCGACCTACGAGCTGCTGTTTTGCATCGAGTCCGAGGACGATCCCGCAATCGATGTGGTTAACCGGTTATGTGATAAATATCCCAGCATAGAGACCAGCCTGCTCGTCGGTGGTTCGAATGTTGGCGTCAATCCAAAGATTAACAACCTCTACCCGGGCTATCTGGTGGCCCGCTATGAGCTGATAATGATTTCGGACGCGGGCATACGAATGAAAAGCGACACGCTGACGGATATGGTGAACCACATGACGGAGCATGTGGGTTTGGTGCATCAGATGCCGTTCGTTTGCGACCGGGAGGGATTCGCGGCTGCCTTCGAGAAGATCTACTTCGGGACGGTGCAATCGAGGATTTATCTGTGTGCCGATCTACTGGGCATCAACTGCCACACCGGAATGTCGTGCTTGATGCGCAAGGACGTCTTGGACCAGCTGGGAGGCGTGCAAGCTTTCGGGTGCTATTTGGCCGAAGATTTTTTTCTTGCCAAGGCGTTCCACGAAAACGGATGGAAGTTGACGatcagcagccagccggctTGGCAGAATTCCGGCATTTGTGATATTAGCAGCTTTCAGGCTCGGCTGACCCGATGGGCCAAGCTGCGTGTGGCAATGGTGCCGACGACCATTTTGCTAGAACCAATGTCGGAGTGTATCATCGTTGGCATATTTGCGTGTGGTGCGGCCAAAGTGCTCTTTCGTTGGAATCCGCTAGTGTTTTTCCTCATCCATACGCTGGTATGGTTCCTGTCCGATTGGGTTCTTCTCTCCATCATACAGAATGGTGCATTACCGTTCAACAAATTTACGTTTCTGGTCGGTTGGGCCTTTCGTGAAATTAGTGGACCGTATCTGTTTTTCAATGCACTTTGGAGTCCTGCCATCAGATGGCGAACCCGCGTTTACAAGCTGGCCTGGGGCGGAATCGCGTACGAACTTACTTCTCAAATCAAATCGTAAGATTAGCTGCTCGACGCAAACAAATTACCACGCTCTGTCTTTCACGTCCCTCAACATGTTTCACCCATTTCGCTGCTATTTATCGTCCCacttttttaattgttttcgtttcgagcaCAAAACACCCCAAGGAACTGTAAGGACTGAATAAAAGGTTGCCCATCACATTTTTCGGCGCTGTTGATGAAGTCAGTCCCCACGTATCATCCGTTGCAAGGAAACTGCGCCCACGTTCATGTTTTATAGTTTTagaatgttttgtttggcatttGCTTTTTGGTTTTAGTAATCTAGTGTTATATTGGTTATTTataatgcaaacaaacaaatgctcGGTTTACGAACCCAACGTATTCAACGCCAGGTCTGACGAAGGATCTAAATGGTGTACCTTAAAGTTTCCGCTAGCGTTTTTCCCATTGCACGAACACATTCGCTTCTTCATATGAGCATTCAAATATAgcggaaattgatttttttgttgtcgattGTCCCattgtaaataatatttataaacCATGCGAAAACTATTGAGTAAGTTGAATCTTCTTTACgacaaaaacatgaaaatgaaaaaaaggagaacATGAACGTGATTTTTTTAACCATCCGAATATCCGAGTTGCTTCATAGCAAATCAGTACAGTTTTTGTGATAAGCCAGATTAATTGTGATAAACGGACGACGTCTTCGAAGTTGACTAACGAAACGAGTTCTCCTTATCGGGAGTTACGTCGACATGTCAACGTGCATGTGTTtggattaaattcaacattttaatacacgcgttcaagtacAATAAATAActtattgtattgtattattATTGATCCTCAAGATCATTATTTGAAATCACACAAACTTCTGATACACCATGATACTGAATTTTTTAGTGTGAAACGAGCCATCTGAATGATTGTGcgaaattttgaaacaaattgatgGAGTGTGAAgtttgatagaatacttaCTAGTCTATTTCTTCTTCCAAACTTAAATCGATATCATCTACCTCattaaatacatgatcaaAAAAATCTGTAACTATATCCTATATATGTAATTTTAGGGTCTTTTTGTATGGCCATTATACAGTCCTCAGACCTAGGCCAGGTGGACTAGATTGTCCTGATTCCGTTATCTAATTCTATTAATGTTTAATCGTTAATAACGTTTCTAAacgatttttgattgactaaacTAAATGGGCTATTTTCACTCACAAAGTTTGAATGGACAAACAATTTAGTTCGGGTTGTCATTTCTTGGTCTTTGTATTTTGAGTTGGTCTTTTAGTTTGGAGTTGTCTTTTCTGAGTCATCGCAAGTGTTGAGATACAGTTTATAAAGAGTGAGTGTCAGTGCGTGAGAGAGTGCCGTCAACGAGAAAAACCTGTCGAGTAAAAACAATACCTTCGCCAAAGCAGtataaattttctttttcggcacTCACTTTTCTGCCATTCGAGAAGAAGCACTGGAGAAGCTTGGACCAAACAGGTAGCagtggaaaaatgtgtgaaaatggCATAGTGATTAGATGTGTTAGACGAACCGAAAATGTCTCACGGAGCTATCGAAACTCCTCCTCGTAACCCGTCGATTGAGCCTCGTTTGCCTCCGCGCGTCGTGTGGCGCGTCGTACTCCCGCATTGTGCATTGGGCACACCGTTCGATCTCAAAGGAATCCCGGCAAGGAGGTAAATAGAGAGTACGAGTTACGACGAGTTagcatttatttttagaaccgTCGCCAcagccgtgcgtgtgtgtgtttctttcgtGGGTTCACACATTCATAAAGTTATGCTTATGCGCGCGGATCCAAGTAATCTCGAGTCGTTCCGAAGTAACAGCAGAAAATGAAACTCTTCTTCAACTTTGTAGCTGTCCGGATGTTTTTCGCAAGAAGCTAGGTAGTGTAATGGCCATTCATTCATGTGC is a genomic window containing:
- the LOC128276577 gene encoding ceramide glucosyltransferase-like, which encodes MSLTMITIIHCLAIGILIFWFGKWIIHLTAITYGKVKLHKKASQQPRETPYPSVSILKPLMGVDPNLQSNLETFFLMDYPTYELLFCIESEDDPAIDVVNRLCDKYPSIETSLLVGGSNVGVNPKINNLYPGYLVARYELIMISDAGIRMKSDTLTDMVNHMTEHVGLVHQMPFVCDREGFAAAFEKIYFGTVQSRIYLCADLLGINCHTGMSCLMRKDVLDQLGGVQAFGCYLAEDFFLAKAFHENGWKLTISSQPAWQNSGICDISSFQARLTRWAKLRVAMVPTTILLEPMSECIIVGIFACGAAKVLFRWNPLVFFLIHTLVWFLSDWVLLSIIQNGALPFNKFTFLVGWAFREISGPYLFFNALWSPAIRWRTRVYKLAWGGIAYELTSQIKS